The following proteins come from a genomic window of Sulfitobacter indolifex:
- a CDS encoding DegT/DnrJ/EryC1/StrS family aminotransferase: MASVARKFTGNFTQQEGLSADAIAAAVAVLQSGRLHRYNLAPGEVGEVAQLEAEYRDWQGSKFCLAVTSGGQALQIALRACDVAPGDKVLTNAYTLAPVPGAIRAVGAEAVLVEIDENLRLDLDDLDAKIASSGARVLLLSHMRGHLCDMERLMAICDAAQVTVIEDCAHTMGARWKGRRSGNFGKVACFSTQTYKHMNSGEGGFLTTDAAAIAARATILSGSYMLYERHGAGPEPEAYADARYDMPNCSARMDALRAAILRPQLAALDTNIARWNARYALVENRLEAQDGVATIKLPSAEAHVGSSIQFRLPGFTAGQCRAVLEAAAARGVELKWFGAKEPAGFTSAHPSWRYVPAQNMPATDRIMATLFDMRLPLSFSEDDCALIAELICEAVGEVAS; the protein is encoded by the coding sequence ATGGCTTCCGTGGCGCGCAAGTTTACCGGCAATTTCACCCAGCAAGAGGGTCTTTCCGCAGACGCAATCGCAGCCGCGGTTGCGGTCCTGCAATCGGGGCGTTTGCACCGGTATAACCTCGCACCGGGTGAGGTTGGGGAGGTGGCCCAGCTTGAGGCTGAATACCGTGATTGGCAGGGCAGCAAATTCTGCCTTGCCGTCACCTCGGGCGGGCAGGCGTTGCAAATAGCCCTGCGCGCCTGCGATGTGGCGCCGGGCGACAAGGTGCTGACCAATGCCTATACGCTGGCCCCGGTGCCCGGCGCGATCCGGGCGGTGGGCGCTGAGGCGGTGCTGGTCGAGATCGACGAAAACCTAAGGCTCGACCTTGATGACCTAGACGCCAAAATCGCCAGTTCCGGGGCGCGGGTGCTTTTGCTTTCGCATATGCGCGGGCATCTTTGCGATATGGAGCGGCTGATGGCGATCTGCGATGCGGCGCAGGTGACCGTGATCGAGGATTGCGCCCATACGATGGGCGCGCGGTGGAAAGGTCGTCGGTCGGGTAATTTTGGCAAGGTGGCCTGTTTCTCGACCCAGACCTACAAACACATGAATTCCGGCGAAGGCGGGTTTCTGACCACCGACGCCGCCGCAATCGCCGCCCGCGCCACGATCCTGTCAGGCAGTTACATGCTGTATGAGCGCCACGGTGCCGGGCCGGAGCCTGAGGCCTATGCCGATGCGCGCTATGACATGCCCAATTGCTCGGCCCGGATGGACGCATTGCGCGCGGCGATCCTGCGTCCGCAGCTTGCAGCCCTCGACACCAACATCGCCCGCTGGAATGCGCGCTATGCGCTGGTGGAAAATAGGCTGGAAGCACAGGACGGCGTGGCGACAATCAAGCTACCCTCCGCCGAAGCACACGTCGGGTCCTCCATCCAGTTCCGCCTGCCGGGCTTTACCGCCGGGCAGTGCCGCGCCGTGCTGGAGGCTGCTGCCGCGCGGGGCGTGGAGCTTAAATGGTTCGGCGCGAAAGAGCCGGCAGGCTTCACCTCGGCGCATCCGTCTTGGCGCTATGTTCCAGCGCAAAACATGCCCGCGACAGACCGCATCATGGCGACGCTTTTCGACATGCGCCTGCCGCTGAGTTTTTCGGAAGACGACTGCGCGCTGATCGCCGAGTTGATCTGCGAAGCCGTGGGCGAGGTGGCATCATGA
- a CDS encoding YeiH family protein: protein MLLTAKSRISPYAGGLLLASVIAVAATFLSDHYGAPVMLFALLLGMAFHFLSEDGACAVGIDFAAKALLRFGVGLLGLRLGLAEVMSLGLTPVIAIIGFVLATFGCGVVMSRLFGRRTAFGMLAGGSVAICGASAALAITSVLPPHKDREQDTLFVVIGVTALSTIAMIVYPILFQSLGLSNIESGFLVGATIHDVAQVVGAGYSISEEAGVFATYVKILRVALLPVVMLVVMFSFRGAQQQSVGVPWFLVMFAGCAVLANLGVVPAPVLALLNEVSRWCLVIAIAALGVKTSLARIVKVKPSYSIILIVETLFLLCAALVFVLMIGI, encoded by the coding sequence ATGCTACTGACTGCCAAATCCCGCATCTCCCCCTATGCCGGGGGGTTGCTGCTTGCGAGTGTGATCGCGGTGGCCGCCACCTTCCTGTCTGACCACTATGGTGCGCCGGTCATGCTGTTTGCGTTGCTGCTCGGCATGGCATTTCATTTCCTGTCGGAAGATGGCGCCTGCGCCGTGGGAATCGACTTTGCCGCGAAGGCGCTGCTGCGCTTCGGGGTCGGGCTGCTGGGGCTGCGGTTGGGGTTGGCAGAGGTCATGAGCCTTGGGCTTACGCCTGTCATTGCCATCATCGGTTTCGTTCTGGCAACATTTGGCTGCGGGGTGGTGATGTCTCGCCTCTTTGGCCGCCGCACGGCCTTTGGCATGCTGGCAGGCGGGTCAGTCGCGATCTGCGGTGCATCGGCGGCCCTCGCGATCACTTCGGTATTGCCGCCGCATAAGGACCGCGAGCAAGACACGCTTTTTGTGGTGATCGGCGTCACTGCGTTGTCGACGATCGCGATGATCGTCTATCCCATTCTTTTCCAATCGCTGGGCCTGAGCAATATCGAAAGTGGTTTTCTGGTCGGCGCGACGATTCACGATGTCGCGCAGGTGGTAGGGGCTGGGTACTCGATCAGTGAAGAAGCAGGCGTTTTTGCCACCTACGTCAAAATCTTGCGTGTCGCGCTGCTTCCGGTGGTGATGCTGGTCGTGATGTTCAGCTTCAGAGGCGCGCAGCAGCAGTCGGTCGGCGTTCCGTGGTTTCTGGTGATGTTCGCAGGCTGTGCGGTTCTGGCAAATCTGGGGGTGGTGCCCGCGCCCGTGCTCGCATTGCTGAACGAGGTATCGCGTTGGTGCTTGGTCATCGCGATTGCGGCCTTGGGGGTAAAAACCAGTCTGGCACGGATTGTGAAGGTGAAACCCAGCTATAGTATTATTTTGATTGTTGAGACGTTGTTCCTGCTCTGTGCAGCGCTTGTCTTTGTTCTGATGATTGGGATTTAG
- the purN gene encoding phosphoribosylglycinamide formyltransferase — MTKRVAIFVSGGGSNMQALVEDMTGDHAGRPCLVLSNNADAGGIAWAQGQGIATEVVDHRPFGKDRPAFEAALGTALEAHAPDIICLAGFMRKLTEGFTDAWAGRMINIHPSLLPKYRGLHTHARALEAGDTEHGCTVHEVTAALDDGPILGQARIPVLPGDTAETLAQRVLVQEHRLYPAVLRRFAAGERQPVMLTG, encoded by the coding sequence TTGACCAAGCGGGTTGCGATTTTCGTCTCAGGCGGCGGCTCCAACATGCAAGCGCTGGTTGAGGATATGACCGGCGACCACGCGGGCCGCCCCTGTCTGGTGCTCTCGAACAACGCGGATGCAGGCGGAATCGCCTGGGCGCAGGGGCAGGGGATCGCGACGGAAGTTGTCGATCACCGCCCCTTCGGCAAGGATCGCCCGGCCTTTGAAGCGGCCTTGGGCACAGCGCTTGAGGCCCATGCCCCTGACATCATTTGCCTTGCCGGTTTCATGCGCAAGCTGACCGAAGGTTTTACCGACGCTTGGGCCGGGCGGATGATCAACATCCATCCGTCGCTGCTGCCGAAATACCGCGGGCTGCACACCCATGCCCGCGCGTTGGAAGCGGGCGATACCGAACATGGCTGCACCGTGCATGAGGTAACTGCCGCTTTGGACGATGGTCCGATCCTTGGCCAAGCGCGCATTCCGGTTCTGCCCGGCGACACGGCTGAGACATTGGCCCAGCGGGTGCTGGTACAAGAACACCGCCTTTACCCCGCCGTGCTGCGCCGTTTCGCCGCCGGTGAACGCCAGCCGGTCATGCTCACGGGCTGA
- the purM gene encoding phosphoribosylformylglycinamidine cyclo-ligase: MTKSDNGITYAEAGVDIDAGNALVERIKPAAKSTARPGVMSGLGGFGALFDLKGAGFTDPVLVAATDGVGTKLRIAIDTGNVDSIGIDLVAMCVNDLVCQGAEPLFFLDYFATGKLELDSAARIIEGIAKGCADSGCALIGGETAEMPGMYHAGDFDLAGFSVGAMERGTELPRDVKEGDVLLGLPSDGVHSNGYSLVRKIVERSGLGWGDDCPWGAGDLGSALLTPTRLYVKGVVAALRADAVSALAHITGGGLTENLPRVLPVGLAAEIDLNAWDLPPVFKWLAAEGGMAEAEMLKTFNAGIGMVAVVSADKVEAAKAAFAEDGHSAIEIGRITEGNGVTYSGALL; the protein is encoded by the coding sequence ATGACAAAATCCGACAACGGAATCACCTATGCCGAAGCAGGCGTGGATATTGACGCAGGCAATGCGCTTGTAGAGCGGATCAAGCCGGCGGCGAAATCCACCGCGCGCCCGGGCGTTATGTCTGGCCTTGGCGGCTTTGGCGCGCTGTTCGACCTCAAAGGCGCAGGCTTTACCGATCCGGTGCTGGTTGCGGCGACAGACGGCGTGGGCACCAAGCTGCGCATCGCCATCGACACCGGCAATGTCGACAGCATCGGCATTGATCTGGTCGCCATGTGCGTCAACGATCTGGTCTGCCAAGGGGCGGAGCCGCTTTTCTTCCTCGACTACTTCGCGACAGGTAAGCTGGAGCTCGACAGTGCCGCGCGGATCATTGAGGGCATCGCCAAGGGTTGCGCCGATTCAGGTTGTGCTCTGATCGGTGGCGAGACCGCTGAGATGCCGGGCATGTACCACGCGGGCGATTTTGACCTCGCCGGTTTTTCTGTCGGCGCGATGGAGCGGGGGACGGAACTGCCGCGCGATGTGAAAGAGGGTGACGTGCTTTTGGGTCTGCCGAGCGACGGTGTGCACTCCAACGGCTACAGCCTTGTGCGCAAGATTGTTGAGCGTAGTGGTCTGGGCTGGGGCGATGATTGCCCATGGGGCGCGGGCGATCTGGGCAGCGCGTTGCTGACACCCACACGGCTTTACGTCAAAGGGGTTGTGGCCGCGCTGCGTGCCGATGCGGTGTCGGCGCTGGCGCATATCACCGGCGGTGGTCTGACCGAAAATCTGCCGCGTGTGCTGCCCGTCGGGCTGGCCGCTGAAATTGATTTGAATGCATGGGACTTGCCGCCAGTGTTCAAATGGCTGGCCGCCGAAGGGGGCATGGCCGAGGCCGAGATGCTTAAGACCTTTAACGCCGGGATTGGCATGGTCGCGGTGGTGTCTGCCGATAAGGTTGAGGCTGCCAAGGCCGCCTTTGCCGAGGATGGCCATAGCGCCATTGAGATTGGCCGCATCACCGAAGGCAATGGCGTCACCTACTCCGGCGCGCTGCTTTGA
- a CDS encoding LysR family transcriptional regulator has product MSRTKSARDISLKSLELFQVCAKEGSLQAAAREAGLTVSTVSHHLRSLEDHLGVELFNHARRPMVLTPKGQVFSRQIEEALRTIRKAKAEASAGSVADASFLRIGAIEDFVSDIVPHLAVSLSGVMPNCDFVYHTGVSHDLINMLRNRQLDLGICTAPGETMSDLQERPLLRDPFIVVLPRLAPQSLSDIMEGTTKLPFLRFCSNLMIARQIDAQLRRLGVSSPHRFECSNNQTLMAMVAANAGWTITTPLLFSRAKRFHNDLRMHRFPGKSFARRLALMTTPDCSRSVIELVDSKVRALILQHAIEPLHASEPWLADSFGLLEPSENEAGETIGLA; this is encoded by the coding sequence ATGTCTCGCACGAAATCCGCCAGAGATATCAGCCTGAAATCGCTCGAGTTGTTTCAGGTCTGCGCCAAGGAAGGTTCGCTTCAAGCTGCAGCGCGAGAGGCCGGTCTGACGGTCAGCACCGTGTCGCACCATCTGCGCAGTCTGGAAGACCACCTGGGCGTTGAACTGTTCAACCATGCGCGGCGCCCGATGGTTTTAACGCCGAAAGGCCAAGTCTTCTCCCGCCAGATTGAGGAGGCGCTGCGGACGATCCGCAAGGCGAAGGCCGAAGCATCCGCAGGCAGTGTTGCCGATGCCAGTTTTCTAAGAATTGGCGCAATCGAGGATTTTGTTAGCGATATCGTGCCGCATCTCGCCGTCTCCCTCTCAGGCGTGATGCCGAATTGCGATTTTGTGTATCACACAGGGGTCAGTCACGATCTGATCAATATGCTGCGAAACAGGCAACTGGACCTCGGCATATGTACCGCGCCGGGCGAAACGATGAGCGATCTTCAAGAGCGCCCTCTTTTGCGTGATCCCTTTATCGTTGTTCTGCCGCGGCTCGCGCCCCAGTCGCTGTCGGATATTATGGAGGGGACGACTAAACTGCCCTTCCTACGGTTCTGCAGCAATCTGATGATTGCACGTCAGATCGATGCGCAATTGCGGCGGCTGGGGGTGTCGTCACCGCATCGGTTTGAATGCAGCAACAACCAGACGCTCATGGCAATGGTCGCGGCAAACGCGGGCTGGACGATCACCACACCGCTGCTTTTTTCCCGGGCCAAGCGGTTCCACAACGATCTGCGGATGCACCGCTTCCCGGGGAAATCTTTTGCGCGCAGGCTCGCGTTGATGACAACGCCCGACTGTTCGCGCTCTGTCATCGAACTGGTCGACAGCAAAGTGCGCGCGTTGATCCTGCAACACGCGATTGAACCTCTGCATGCCAGCGAGCCTTGGTTGGCCGATAGCTTTGGACTGCTTGAGCCCTCGGAAAACGAAGCTGGAGAGACCATCGGCCTGGCGTAG
- a CDS encoding GcvT family protein — protein MKSRTKVVVIGGGIAGCSTLYHLTQEGWSDVVLVERDELTSGTTWHSAAQVTNFGANQTMVGLKTHSINLYKRLSEDPEYPINYHHADGGIRLANTDAQMQGYRHFASMARGMDVDLEVIDAEECARRHPLISTENLLGGLWDPLDGDIDPAQLCQALAYHARTAGAEVYRNTPVTALTQHKDDTWTVHTKHGDIDCDIVVNACGYRVNEVGSMMGVHHPVASMEHQYFLTEDIPAIVEAGHRMPLLRCPISDYYSRQEKNGLLVGFYEQNCKTWGMDGIDPNFVNALCPDDLERVMDVLEGAFERMPALAETGIRSIVNGPITYTIDGAPLVGPIPGKRNAFCIIGLRAGLGEGGGHGWLLAQQIVHGEAQYDTWVIDPRRFTGHANVELTALKAIEDYQNEFRFHFPHEHRPAARPAKTTPLTPVMAAEGAEFTVVNGWERVDYIKPSPNFHPTLSFNFDEAFDVVAAEVKNVAENVGLCEVNGFNRFEITGSDRHSFLDRMFCGAVTKRDGRVGLGYLLNHHGMVKGEATVANLPDSDRGPQRIWYGSAAASEYHDMDWLQMHLREDEDVQIRSLTNDQTILVLAGPKARDVLSACSRGDWSKEAFPWLSLRECFIGFAPATVLSVSFSGELAYEIHVPNNALYAAYLALREAGEAHGMKLFGARAVDAMRLEKGFMHWKAELLTEFDPFETALDRFVKPEKPSNFIGKAALHKRMAEGPRKKLVTLKVDATHAPAHGGASLMQDGKVVGTVTSGDWGHRVGMNLAYAFVDPALATPGTQIPLDLYGEMVGTEVIDPSPYDPSYALMRG, from the coding sequence ATGAAATCTCGGACCAAAGTCGTCGTGATCGGCGGCGGCATTGCCGGTTGCTCGACACTTTATCACCTCACTCAAGAAGGATGGAGCGACGTCGTGCTTGTTGAGCGGGACGAGCTGACCTCGGGCACCACGTGGCACTCCGCCGCGCAGGTTACGAATTTTGGGGCCAATCAGACGATGGTGGGGCTGAAGACCCATTCGATCAACCTTTACAAACGCCTTTCCGAAGACCCTGAGTATCCCATCAACTACCATCACGCCGATGGTGGAATCCGGCTCGCCAACACCGATGCGCAGATGCAGGGCTATCGCCATTTTGCCTCAATGGCGCGCGGCATGGATGTGGATCTGGAAGTCATCGACGCCGAGGAATGCGCCCGACGTCACCCACTGATCTCGACCGAGAACCTGCTGGGCGGGCTTTGGGATCCGCTCGACGGGGACATCGACCCGGCGCAGCTTTGTCAGGCTTTGGCCTATCACGCGCGCACAGCCGGGGCCGAGGTCTACCGCAATACGCCGGTCACCGCTCTGACGCAGCACAAAGACGACACATGGACGGTCCACACCAAACACGGCGACATCGACTGCGATATTGTGGTCAACGCCTGTGGCTACCGGGTGAATGAGGTCGGCAGTATGATGGGTGTGCATCACCCCGTCGCCTCGATGGAGCACCAGTATTTTCTGACCGAAGACATTCCCGCGATTGTTGAGGCCGGTCACCGTATGCCACTGCTACGCTGTCCTATTTCCGACTACTACAGCCGACAGGAAAAGAACGGTCTGCTGGTCGGCTTTTATGAGCAGAACTGCAAAACTTGGGGGATGGACGGGATCGACCCGAATTTCGTCAACGCCCTTTGCCCGGACGATCTGGAGCGGGTCATGGACGTGCTGGAAGGTGCCTTTGAGCGTATGCCCGCGCTGGCCGAGACCGGCATCCGATCCATCGTCAACGGCCCCATCACCTATACCATCGACGGCGCGCCGCTGGTTGGCCCAATCCCCGGCAAGCGCAACGCCTTTTGTATCATTGGCCTGCGCGCAGGTCTGGGCGAGGGCGGGGGGCACGGTTGGCTGCTGGCCCAGCAGATCGTCCATGGCGAGGCGCAGTATGACACCTGGGTCATCGACCCGCGCCGCTTCACCGGCCATGCGAATGTTGAACTCACAGCGCTCAAGGCCATCGAAGATTACCAGAACGAATTCCGCTTCCATTTCCCGCATGAGCATCGCCCCGCGGCGCGGCCCGCCAAGACCACGCCGCTGACCCCGGTGATGGCTGCCGAAGGGGCTGAATTCACCGTCGTCAACGGCTGGGAGCGGGTCGACTACATCAAGCCGTCGCCGAACTTCCACCCGACACTAAGCTTCAACTTCGACGAAGCCTTTGACGTGGTCGCGGCGGAGGTGAAGAACGTGGCCGAGAATGTCGGCCTGTGCGAAGTCAACGGCTTCAACCGCTTTGAAATCACCGGCAGCGACCGGCACAGTTTCCTCGATCGAATGTTCTGCGGCGCCGTGACCAAGCGCGATGGACGTGTCGGATTGGGCTACCTGCTGAACCACCACGGGATGGTCAAGGGCGAGGCCACGGTGGCCAATTTGCCCGACTCAGATCGCGGTCCGCAGCGTATCTGGTACGGCTCGGCAGCCGCCAGCGAATATCATGACATGGACTGGTTGCAGATGCATCTGCGCGAAGATGAAGACGTGCAGATCCGCAGCCTGACCAATGACCAAACGATCCTCGTGCTCGCCGGACCCAAAGCGCGCGACGTGCTCAGCGCCTGTTCTCGCGGCGATTGGTCGAAAGAGGCCTTCCCATGGCTCAGCCTGCGCGAATGTTTCATCGGCTTTGCGCCCGCCACGGTGCTGAGCGTGAGCTTTTCGGGCGAGTTGGCCTATGAAATCCACGTACCAAACAATGCGCTCTATGCCGCCTATCTGGCCCTGCGAGAGGCTGGGGAGGCACATGGGATGAAGCTGTTCGGTGCCCGGGCGGTTGACGCGATGCGACTGGAAAAAGGTTTCATGCACTGGAAAGCGGAACTGCTGACCGAATTTGACCCCTTCGAAACCGCGCTGGACCGTTTCGTAAAACCCGAAAAGCCCTCAAATTTCATCGGCAAAGCGGCGCTGCACAAACGCATGGCCGAAGGGCCGCGCAAGAAACTGGTGACGCTTAAGGTCGATGCCACCCACGCTCCGGCCCATGGCGGTGCCTCCCTGATGCAAGACGGCAAGGTTGTCGGTACCGTGACTTCGGGGGATTGGGGGCACAGGGTGGGCATGAACCTTGCCTATGCCTTCGTCGACCCCGCGCTGGCCACGCCCGGCACGCAAATCCCGCTTGATCTCTATGGGGAAATGGTCGGCACCGAGGTGATCGACCCCTCGCCATATGATCCTTCCTATGCGCTAATGCGCGGATAA
- the cuyA gene encoding D-cysteate sulfo-lyase produces MHLSRFPRVHLAHLPTPLEHMKRLSKELGTEIWIKRDDCTGLSTGGNKTRKLEFLMAEAIEQGADMVMTQGATQTNHGRQTAAAAAKLGLACHILLEDRTGYDDANYNTNGNVLLDHLHGATTEKFPGGHDMPGEMEKAAEQKRAEGHKVYVIPGGGSNPTGALGYVNCAFELLNQVNTSGMKIDRLVHGTGSSGTQAGLVTGMCAMNAQIPILGIGTRAPQPKQEQMVYDLACKTAEKLGCAGVVKREDVMANTDYVGDGYGIPTDSGIEAIQMFAELEGILLDPCYSAKGAAGLIDLARKGKFKDERVVFLHTGGAAALGGYDFAFDTANRWVNL; encoded by the coding sequence ATGCACCTCTCCCGTTTTCCCCGCGTCCACCTTGCCCATCTGCCAACCCCGCTTGAGCATATGAAGCGCCTGTCAAAAGAGCTTGGCACTGAAATTTGGATCAAGCGGGACGATTGCACCGGCCTTTCGACCGGCGGCAACAAGACCCGCAAGTTGGAATTCCTGATGGCCGAGGCCATTGAGCAGGGCGCTGACATGGTGATGACCCAAGGCGCCACCCAAACCAACCACGGCCGCCAGACAGCTGCTGCGGCGGCCAAGCTAGGGCTTGCCTGCCACATCCTGTTGGAAGACCGCACCGGATATGACGACGCCAACTACAACACCAATGGCAATGTGCTGCTGGACCATCTCCACGGTGCCACGACCGAAAAATTCCCCGGCGGCCACGACATGCCCGGTGAGATGGAAAAGGCTGCAGAGCAGAAACGGGCTGAAGGACATAAGGTCTATGTCATCCCCGGCGGCGGCTCCAACCCCACGGGTGCTTTGGGCTATGTGAACTGTGCGTTTGAGCTGCTGAACCAAGTGAACACGTCGGGCATGAAGATCGACCGGCTGGTCCACGGCACCGGGTCTTCGGGCACGCAGGCAGGGCTTGTCACGGGCATGTGTGCGATGAACGCCCAGATCCCCATTCTCGGCATCGGCACCCGTGCGCCACAGCCCAAACAGGAACAGATGGTCTATGACCTTGCCTGCAAAACCGCCGAGAAGCTGGGCTGCGCGGGCGTGGTCAAACGCGAAGATGTGATGGCCAACACTGATTATGTGGGTGACGGCTATGGCATCCCCACCGACAGTGGTATCGAGGCGATCCAGATGTTTGCCGAGCTTGAAGGCATCCTGCTTGATCCTTGCTATTCCGCCAAGGGGGCTGCTGGTCTGATTGATCTTGCCCGCAAAGGCAAGTTCAAGGACGAGCGGGTGGTCTTTTTGCACACCGGCGGGGCGGCGGCGCTTGGCGGCTATGACTTCGCCTTTGACACCGCTAATCGCTGGGTCAACCTATAA
- the cuyB gene encoding cysteate racemase — protein sequence MSRPVVGVLGGMGPEATILLQQRVLATVDAQDDADHLPLLIDMNPQVPSRIAHLIDGTGEDPTATLAAMAQRLERAGATALAMPCNTAHHYAPAIEAAVSIPFLNMVTLSVDRAAGQLRSGASVGILASPAVRMAGVFDAALDRAGLKSLWPADADRMLAAIRLIKAQGITPQAQQTLSEAADELTEQGAELLLIACSEFSLLAPALSAPVPILDTIDVLAEAIHQHSQTEPR from the coding sequence ATGAGCCGCCCAGTTGTCGGCGTATTGGGGGGCATGGGACCGGAAGCGACGATCCTGTTGCAACAGCGTGTGCTTGCGACAGTCGATGCCCAAGACGACGCCGATCACCTGCCACTTTTGATCGACATGAACCCTCAGGTGCCGTCGCGCATCGCGCATCTGATCGACGGGACCGGGGAAGACCCCACCGCCACGCTAGCTGCGATGGCACAGCGGCTGGAACGGGCAGGGGCCACGGCCCTCGCCATGCCCTGCAACACCGCGCATCACTACGCGCCAGCGATTGAGGCGGCGGTTTCAATCCCATTCTTGAACATGGTGACCCTATCGGTCGACCGCGCGGCGGGGCAACTTCGCTCGGGCGCTTCCGTCGGCATTCTTGCCTCTCCCGCCGTGCGTATGGCCGGGGTGTTTGACGCAGCCCTCGACCGCGCAGGGCTGAAATCCCTTTGGCCCGCCGATGCCGATCGCATGTTGGCCGCAATCCGGTTGATCAAGGCGCAGGGCATCACCCCGCAGGCGCAGCAGACGCTCTCAGAGGCGGCGGATGAATTAACAGAACAGGGGGCCGAACTTCTGCTCATTGCCTGCTCGGAGTTCTCGCTGCTGGCCCCAGCATTGTCAGCCCCCGTGCCTATCCTCGACACGATCGACGTACTGGCCGAGGCGATCCATCAGCACTCCCAAACCGAACCGAGGTAA
- the hisD gene encoding histidinol dehydrogenase translates to MAITYLKQVETRPAVEGNDIRGVVAQMLAKIEEGGEAAVRDYARDLDGWTGDIAMSEAERAAACARVPQNLKDDIRFAHANIRRFAEAQKATMADCEIEVMPGLIAGQKQIPISSAGCYVPGGRYSHIASALMTITTAKVAGVPHITACSPTRPGIGIPDPIVFAMDLCGADLILNLGGVQGVAAMSMGLFGGTPADILVGPGNSYVAEAKRMLFGAVGIDMFAGPTDSLVVADHSADPETVTWDLVSQAEHGADSPVWLVTTDRKLAQAVLQRAPEMIGSLPEPNASAARVAWTERAEVVLCDTREEAAQVADRYAPEHLQVQAEDLDWWLNRLSAYGSLFLGQETTVAFGDKTSGPNHVLPTSGAARYTGGLSVHKFTKTVTWQRCNADASHELALRTARISRMEGMEGHARSAELRLKHQPA, encoded by the coding sequence ATGGCGATCACGTATCTGAAGCAAGTCGAGACGCGCCCTGCGGTTGAGGGCAACGACATCCGCGGCGTTGTTGCACAGATGCTTGCCAAGATCGAAGAGGGCGGCGAAGCAGCCGTTCGGGACTACGCGCGCGACCTTGATGGCTGGACCGGGGATATCGCGATGTCTGAAGCGGAACGGGCCGCCGCCTGTGCGCGGGTGCCGCAAAACCTGAAGGACGATATCCGTTTCGCCCATGCCAATATCCGTCGATTTGCCGAAGCGCAGAAAGCGACGATGGCCGATTGCGAAATCGAGGTCATGCCGGGGCTGATTGCGGGGCAGAAACAAATCCCCATATCCAGCGCGGGCTGCTATGTGCCCGGCGGACGCTATAGCCATATCGCCAGTGCTTTGATGACGATCACCACCGCCAAGGTCGCGGGCGTGCCACATATTACCGCGTGCTCGCCCACGCGTCCCGGCATTGGTATTCCCGACCCGATTGTCTTTGCGATGGACCTGTGCGGGGCAGACCTGATCCTCAATCTCGGCGGGGTGCAGGGGGTGGCGGCCATGTCGATGGGGCTGTTTGGCGGGACGCCTGCCGATATCCTCGTCGGCCCCGGCAACAGCTATGTGGCAGAGGCCAAGCGCATGCTGTTCGGTGCCGTGGGGATCGACATGTTTGCAGGTCCGACCGATTCACTCGTGGTCGCGGACCACAGCGCAGACCCTGAAACGGTGACATGGGACTTGGTCAGTCAGGCGGAGCACGGGGCCGACAGCCCGGTTTGGCTGGTCACAACCGACCGGAAACTGGCACAAGCCGTTTTGCAGCGGGCGCCCGAAATGATCGGCAGCCTGCCGGAACCAAACGCCAGTGCCGCGCGCGTGGCTTGGACAGAGCGCGCCGAGGTGGTCTTGTGCGACACCCGCGAAGAGGCGGCCCAAGTGGCCGACCGCTACGCACCAGAACATCTTCAGGTTCAGGCCGAAGACCTTGATTGGTGGCTCAACCGCCTCTCGGCGTATGGATCATTGTTTCTGGGGCAAGAGACAACCGTTGCCTTCGGCGACAAGACCTCTGGCCCGAACCATGTGCTGCCCACTAGTGGGGCGGCGCGCTATACCGGTGGCCTCTCCGTCCATAAATTTACCAAGACCGTAACGTGGCAACGCTGTAACGCGGATGCCTCGCATGAACTGGCCCTGCGCACCGCGCGCATCAGCCGGATGGAGGGGATGGAAGGCCATGCCCGTTCTGCCGAACTTCGGCTGAAACACCAACCGGCCTGA